From a region of the Acomys russatus chromosome 4, mAcoRus1.1, whole genome shotgun sequence genome:
- the LOC127188038 gene encoding kinetochore scaffold 1-like: MAASRNLVVYLHIHNFSFLFLFFSDNTQRSVRRRHSSILKPPRSPLQDLKCGNETVQESNVPRTRKSSRRVSFADTIKVFQTESYMKTERNSEIAGKYVI; the protein is encoded by the exons ATGGCAGCCTCTAGAAATTTAGTTGTTTatctacatatacataatttttcctttcttttccttttttttagtGACAATACACAGAGATCTGTCAGAAGACGGCATTCTTCa ATTTTGAAACCCCCAAGGAGTCCTCTTCAGGACCTGAAATGTGGAAATGAAACAGTTCAG gaATCTAATGTTCCAAGAACTAGGAAAAGCTCTCGTCGAGTCAGCTTTGCAGATACTATAAA AGTATTCCAGACAGAGTCTTatatgaaaacagagagaaattcAGAAATTGCAGGTAAATATGTGATATAA